A part of Streptomyces sp. NBC_01451 genomic DNA contains:
- a CDS encoding DNA-binding protein, with amino-acid sequence MSDTGTISQAEAAGLLAAGAVLPPGTEGAGERAVPLTARAYRHPGLDGRVVVRLVAAELGTAEDLAAGFLGLEPDGEPAEVGLGLRQALGFPEWVLVHHPADGHHALGVVPELDRVARTAKSKPKAALDAYQVLAGQLAASVPHFLPTFYEQAGRVFLSVENATYAAQMFTRARRSEAEHGLTVDEERLDAVFLEFALAGALPVKVLSGYAKELVARVPAQEAFDRFRRLCVRRTAGGLAPSAQMAGDLRRLARAAGLDPVVEEGAYLTELLALPATLRAAAGWWKAHRPALAALARREPEVRGTLLALMPSGDDRELPGLWLELLEESGATAGLCDDSLPEAERPVDGATGWLGRFLTFRDSGWRRRGRLPGLYPLVERMANRLRAELADSGGTLPVTTDDVDLLDLLLSLELPVAGPEERARLDLEQWAEGEDRRDLVALEADARFRPAFRRGADRFGNDKDGRRALRVLARSSGGRPMLTEWVREVAGRFTAVGLPELPDALGRLTWLPGETLALAEAEVRAAVGTDLAPVLVRSLRSGLLDELGWPAWEEAAAALVPAKDIDDLVVADAWPHLIASGSSQVRVLGAEGTVLTHDLRIPDKDCYGEPGCHYVDGELLVYWRSREANGELRGYWHGSADRRQPVQGAGPRGTQVNYLGNLGAVTLPLSGGGRTTGTGVVHRGDTAVPEERSVISDGTSYWIWDQDGQDRATAGWYEYAPATGERGRQSLPGFLADATRTAPAGSIFESGWVLPAPDGGLLGWRVVKLPDGSLRGEDPAGNAVALPADARRPVRALLFPGADRPVAVVTGSYSLTLIDEEGVVTARAKTDNRPGTFAAGTLVLPPLRFWHLLRPRDPQGSEALRRVDRDTAAALLTAAARERAAGDPDELPALVRTLLPQVGHDALVTGIAAVVRFAATQQAALDAAAARLALELAGGRPEEGPTGPADRLLDAALGGLGLVHSWYGYGHGSDDTDQVCRQVRFIGEALRDASEPVPAVRLHLDGPELPSARLDWESLPDLSVTAAFRAAAATTGPEHREALGELLRELDAQGLAVVEPAHWRRFELRLDRAEFTMADGSVRSGSWQGLLRLTGGAFLAFVDVERPDTGSYEFTALFHDPAGLFEVPAPYTVASSSPVGGPREAGWLGAFLTELAARGAAPWFPEAAEEFARLTGVTPTTAGLVVAGLPQVDTYERNFLSPEARKTLGVKVADAALAKDELRGLDAGFRRAVVRALLPADPARLWTEGPDVAAAAQVWNAELGRRAAVPEALLAEAVRAVRTSWEPSRALPALLDPAAEPQLSRDLAWHVSGDRVHPVDSDTTGFTSRTLVGTVTLAAWLAHRLPAGDPIRAALPAALTAVRDRLANPGLMLDLDEYVSLPDFRKVAGAPTETGEGYERYGAVVMATADDQPAPGIRTALLDEAGTDPFLSVLRTRDQRPFPAEVALRTAGDPRFTALLADPGDPQAGARDKDGTWWPQDPARSVPDLVGEAAKEYGIGEDAAVLHLMLLAMPDPTDRNTARWTGWPQHRGGAARLKAARAELAASGLVVEASRARAGRSLFLPGGWVDPRSPRLPLEQWKLPLYDLVNGDHPVLGVIVPAEPVADLYRRAWQRVREGDGPRFQELKVRRGRRR; translated from the coding sequence ATGAGCGACACGGGGACCATCTCGCAGGCCGAGGCCGCCGGACTGCTGGCGGCCGGGGCGGTGCTGCCGCCGGGTACGGAGGGGGCCGGTGAGCGGGCGGTGCCGCTGACCGCGCGCGCGTACCGGCATCCCGGGCTGGACGGCCGGGTGGTGGTGCGGCTGGTCGCGGCCGAGCTGGGCACGGCGGAGGACCTGGCCGCCGGTTTCCTCGGCCTGGAGCCGGACGGCGAACCGGCCGAGGTCGGACTCGGTCTGCGCCAGGCGCTGGGCTTCCCGGAGTGGGTGCTGGTGCACCACCCGGCGGACGGCCATCACGCGCTGGGCGTCGTACCGGAGCTGGACCGGGTGGCGCGGACGGCGAAGTCCAAGCCGAAGGCCGCGCTGGACGCCTACCAGGTGCTCGCCGGTCAGCTGGCGGCGTCCGTGCCGCACTTCCTGCCGACCTTCTACGAGCAGGCCGGGCGGGTCTTCCTGAGCGTGGAGAACGCCACGTACGCGGCGCAGATGTTCACCCGGGCCCGCAGGTCCGAGGCCGAGCACGGTCTGACGGTCGACGAGGAGCGGCTGGACGCGGTGTTCCTGGAGTTCGCGCTCGCCGGGGCGCTGCCGGTGAAGGTGCTGTCGGGGTACGCGAAGGAGCTGGTCGCGCGGGTCCCGGCGCAGGAGGCGTTCGACCGGTTCCGCCGGCTGTGCGTGCGCCGTACGGCGGGCGGGCTGGCGCCGTCCGCCCAGATGGCGGGTGACCTGCGCAGGCTGGCCCGGGCCGCAGGCCTGGACCCGGTGGTGGAGGAGGGCGCGTATCTGACCGAACTGCTGGCGCTGCCCGCCACGTTGCGGGCGGCGGCGGGCTGGTGGAAGGCACACCGTCCGGCGCTGGCGGCGCTGGCCCGGCGGGAACCGGAGGTGCGCGGGACGCTGCTGGCGCTGATGCCTTCGGGAGACGACAGGGAACTGCCGGGACTGTGGCTGGAGTTGCTGGAGGAGTCCGGCGCCACGGCGGGGCTGTGCGACGACTCGCTGCCGGAGGCCGAGCGCCCGGTGGACGGGGCCACGGGCTGGCTCGGGCGGTTCCTGACGTTCCGTGACTCCGGGTGGCGGCGGCGCGGCCGGCTGCCGGGGCTGTACCCGCTGGTGGAGCGGATGGCCAACCGGCTGCGGGCCGAACTCGCCGACTCCGGTGGGACGTTGCCGGTCACGACCGATGACGTGGACCTGCTGGACCTGCTGCTGTCGCTGGAGCTTCCGGTCGCCGGCCCCGAGGAGCGCGCCCGGCTGGACCTGGAGCAGTGGGCGGAGGGTGAGGACAGGCGCGATCTGGTCGCGCTGGAGGCCGACGCCCGTTTCCGGCCCGCCTTCCGGCGCGGGGCCGACCGGTTCGGCAACGACAAGGACGGTCGGCGGGCCCTGCGGGTCCTTGCCCGGTCCTCCGGCGGGCGGCCGATGCTGACGGAGTGGGTGCGCGAGGTCGCCGGGCGGTTCACCGCCGTCGGTCTGCCGGAACTGCCCGACGCCCTGGGCCGGTTGACCTGGTTGCCGGGCGAGACCCTGGCGCTCGCCGAGGCCGAGGTGCGCGCCGCGGTCGGCACCGACCTCGCCCCGGTCCTCGTACGGAGCCTGCGGTCCGGGCTCCTCGACGAGCTGGGCTGGCCCGCCTGGGAGGAGGCCGCCGCCGCCCTCGTACCCGCCAAGGACATCGACGACCTGGTCGTCGCGGACGCCTGGCCGCATCTGATCGCCTCCGGCTCCTCGCAGGTACGGGTGCTCGGCGCCGAGGGCACCGTGCTCACCCACGACCTGCGGATACCGGACAAGGACTGCTACGGCGAGCCGGGCTGCCACTACGTGGACGGCGAACTGCTCGTCTACTGGCGGTCCCGCGAGGCGAACGGCGAACTGCGCGGTTACTGGCACGGGTCCGCCGACCGTCGGCAGCCCGTGCAGGGCGCCGGCCCCCGGGGCACGCAGGTCAACTATCTCGGCAACCTCGGCGCCGTCACCCTCCCGCTGTCCGGCGGCGGCCGGACCACGGGCACCGGTGTGGTGCACCGGGGCGACACCGCCGTGCCCGAGGAACGGTCGGTGATCAGCGACGGCACCTCGTACTGGATCTGGGACCAGGACGGCCAGGACCGCGCGACCGCCGGTTGGTACGAGTACGCGCCGGCCACCGGTGAGCGCGGCCGGCAGAGCCTGCCCGGGTTCCTCGCCGACGCCACCCGCACCGCTCCGGCGGGAAGCATCTTCGAGTCCGGCTGGGTACTGCCCGCCCCGGACGGCGGGCTGCTGGGCTGGCGCGTGGTGAAGCTGCCCGACGGCTCGCTGCGCGGCGAGGACCCGGCCGGGAACGCCGTCGCCCTGCCCGCCGACGCCAGACGGCCGGTGCGGGCGCTGCTCTTCCCCGGCGCCGACCGGCCGGTGGCCGTCGTCACGGGCTCCTACAGCCTCACCCTGATCGACGAGGAGGGCGTCGTCACCGCCAGGGCCAAGACGGACAACCGGCCCGGGACGTTCGCGGCCGGCACCCTGGTGCTGCCCCCGCTGCGCTTCTGGCACCTCCTCCGGCCCCGCGACCCGCAGGGCTCCGAGGCGCTGCGCCGCGTCGACCGCGACACGGCGGCGGCGCTGCTGACCGCCGCCGCCCGGGAGCGCGCGGCCGGGGACCCGGACGAGCTGCCCGCGCTGGTCCGTACGCTGCTGCCGCAGGTCGGGCATGACGCCCTGGTGACGGGCATCGCCGCCGTGGTGCGGTTCGCGGCCACCCAGCAGGCCGCGCTGGACGCGGCGGCTGCCCGGCTCGCCCTGGAACTCGCGGGCGGCCGGCCGGAGGAGGGGCCCACCGGTCCGGCCGACCGGTTGCTCGACGCCGCGCTGGGCGGCCTCGGCCTCGTCCACTCCTGGTACGGGTACGGGCACGGCTCCGACGACACCGACCAGGTCTGCCGCCAGGTGCGGTTCATCGGCGAGGCACTGCGGGACGCCTCCGAGCCGGTGCCGGCGGTCCGCCTGCATCTCGACGGGCCGGAACTGCCGTCGGCACGGCTGGACTGGGAGTCCCTGCCCGACCTGTCCGTCACGGCGGCCTTCCGGGCCGCTGCCGCGACCACCGGGCCGGAGCACCGGGAGGCGTTGGGGGAACTCCTGCGCGAACTGGACGCCCAGGGCCTTGCGGTCGTCGAGCCGGCCCACTGGCGCCGTTTCGAGCTGCGTCTGGACCGCGCCGAGTTCACCATGGCCGACGGCAGTGTGCGGTCCGGGTCCTGGCAGGGTCTGCTCCGGCTGACCGGCGGCGCGTTCCTGGCCTTCGTCGACGTGGAACGCCCGGACACCGGCAGCTACGAGTTCACGGCGCTCTTCCACGACCCGGCCGGGCTGTTCGAGGTCCCCGCCCCCTACACGGTGGCGTCCTCGTCCCCGGTGGGCGGGCCCAGGGAGGCAGGGTGGCTCGGGGCGTTCCTGACCGAGCTGGCCGCGCGGGGCGCGGCGCCCTGGTTCCCCGAGGCCGCCGAGGAGTTCGCCCGTCTGACCGGGGTCACACCGACCACGGCCGGGCTGGTCGTGGCCGGCCTGCCGCAGGTGGACACGTACGAGCGGAACTTCCTCAGCCCCGAGGCCCGTAAGACGCTCGGGGTGAAGGTCGCCGACGCCGCCCTGGCCAAGGACGAGCTGCGCGGCCTGGACGCGGGCTTCCGGCGGGCCGTCGTCCGGGCGCTGCTGCCCGCCGACCCCGCACGGCTGTGGACGGAGGGCCCCGACGTGGCCGCCGCCGCGCAGGTCTGGAACGCCGAGCTGGGCCGACGGGCCGCGGTTCCCGAAGCGCTGCTCGCGGAGGCCGTCCGCGCGGTGCGGACATCGTGGGAGCCGAGCCGGGCGCTGCCCGCGCTCCTCGACCCGGCCGCCGAACCGCAGTTGAGCCGCGATCTGGCCTGGCACGTCAGTGGGGACCGGGTCCACCCGGTCGACTCGGACACCACCGGCTTCACCTCCCGCACCCTGGTCGGTACCGTCACCCTGGCCGCCTGGCTGGCCCACCGGCTCCCGGCGGGCGACCCGATCCGGGCCGCCCTCCCGGCCGCGCTGACCGCCGTACGGGACCGGCTGGCCAACCCCGGGCTGATGCTCGACCTCGACGAGTACGTCAGCCTGCCCGACTTCCGCAAGGTGGCCGGCGCCCCCACCGAGACCGGCGAGGGCTACGAGCGCTACGGCGCCGTCGTCATGGCCACGGCGGACGACCAGCCCGCGCCCGGCATCCGTACGGCACTGCTGGACGAGGCCGGGACCGACCCGTTCCTGTCCGTCCTGCGCACCCGCGACCAGCGGCCCTTCCCGGCCGAGGTGGCGCTGCGCACCGCCGGCGACCCGCGCTTCACCGCCCTGCTGGCCGATCCCGGTGACCCGCAGGCGGGGGCACGGGACAAGGACGGCACCTGGTGGCCGCAGGACCCCGCCCGGTCGGTGCCGGACCTGGTCGGCGAGGCGGCGAAGGAGTACGGCATCGGGGAGGACGCCGCCGTGCTCCACCTGATGCTGCTGGCGATGCCCGACCCGACCGACCGCAACACCGCGCGCTGGACGGGCTGGCCGCAACACCGGGGCGGGGCTGCCCGGCTCAAGGCCGCCCGCGCCGAACTGGCCGCCTCCGGCCTGGTCGTGGAGGCCAGCCGTGCCCGGGCCGGGCGGTCGCTCTTCCTGCCCGGCGGCTGGGTGGACCCCAGGTCCCCGCGCCTTCCGCTGGAGCAGTGGAAGCTGCCGCTGTACGACCTGGTCAACGGCGACCACCCGGTGCTCGGGGTGATCGTGCCGGCCGAACCCGTCGCCGACCTCTACCGCAGGGCCTGGCAGCGGGTCCGGGAAGGCGACGGCCCGCGTTTCCAGGAGCTCAAGGTCCGGCGCGGCCGGCGTCGCTGA
- a CDS encoding ATP-binding protein → MTLMEQATALPARQTLPAEERHATELAFLAAHDDGPRPPCWALTPRAVVTFVCGSGGETLHLPKPHETLPARLAIAPKFVGERALVERCVVTLAGERGLLLVGEPGTAKSMLSELLAAAVSGTSALTVQGTAGTTEDAFRYGWNYALLLAQGPTPQALVASPVLTAMRGGQVARIEEITRCLPEVQDALVSILSDRRLSVPELAGTADALVPAAPGFSVIATANLRDRGVSEMSAALKRRFNFETVHPIADADAETALVRGQATAAVQRAGAAFAVDDAVLDALVTVFRDLRSGRSAEGWDVERPGTVMSTAEAVQVAASLGLAAAYLPAGDLLDLVPGHLLGVVRKDDPADHGRLLGYWDGPVRRRAEDGSAMWRRLWDLRENLR, encoded by the coding sequence ATGACCCTGATGGAACAGGCGACAGCGCTCCCCGCCCGGCAGACGCTGCCGGCCGAGGAGCGCCACGCCACCGAACTCGCCTTCCTCGCCGCCCACGACGACGGTCCGCGCCCGCCCTGCTGGGCGCTGACCCCGCGCGCCGTGGTCACCTTCGTCTGCGGCAGCGGCGGCGAGACCCTGCACCTGCCGAAACCGCACGAGACGCTGCCCGCGCGGCTGGCCATCGCCCCCAAGTTCGTCGGCGAACGCGCCCTGGTGGAACGCTGCGTGGTCACCCTCGCCGGTGAGCGCGGCCTGCTGCTGGTCGGCGAACCGGGCACCGCCAAGTCGATGCTCTCCGAGCTGCTGGCCGCCGCCGTCAGCGGCACCAGCGCCCTCACCGTGCAGGGCACCGCGGGCACGACGGAGGACGCGTTCCGCTACGGCTGGAACTACGCCCTGCTGCTCGCCCAGGGGCCCACCCCGCAGGCCCTGGTGGCGTCCCCGGTGCTGACCGCGATGCGCGGCGGGCAGGTCGCCCGGATCGAGGAGATCACCCGCTGCCTGCCCGAGGTGCAGGACGCCCTGGTGTCGATCCTGTCCGACCGGCGCCTGAGCGTGCCCGAACTCGCGGGCACCGCCGACGCGTTGGTCCCCGCCGCACCCGGCTTCAGCGTCATCGCCACCGCCAACCTCCGGGACCGGGGCGTCTCCGAGATGTCCGCCGCCCTCAAGCGGCGCTTCAACTTCGAGACCGTCCATCCCATCGCCGACGCGGACGCCGAAACCGCTCTCGTGCGCGGCCAGGCCACCGCCGCCGTGCAGCGGGCCGGTGCAGCCTTCGCCGTGGACGACGCCGTACTGGACGCGCTGGTCACCGTCTTCCGCGACCTGCGCTCCGGCCGCTCGGCCGAAGGCTGGGACGTCGAGCGGCCCGGCACGGTGATGTCCACCGCCGAGGCCGTACAGGTCGCCGCCTCCCTGGGCCTGGCCGCCGCCTACCTCCCCGCCGGGGATCTCCTCGACCTGGTACCCGGGCACCTCCTGGGCGTCGTACGCAAGGACGACCCCGCCGACCACGGACGCCTGCTCGGCTACTGGGACGGCCCGGTCCGCCGCCGCGCCGAGGACGGCTCCGCCATGTGGCGCCGCCTCTGGGACCTGCGGGAGAACCTGCGTTGA